A window from Shimia isoporae encodes these proteins:
- a CDS encoding sulfotransferase family 2 domain-containing protein has product MILSQSHKFIFVHVPKTAGTAMTSALEPFGVYPPRTLWRSFVRRLPIQESPDSVYLRKHETAAGVRRKLGSDVFDQFHRFAVVRNPYDHAVSHYEFMKQFRIPKIAEKVANMSFSEYLRYRMKPPFWNDTFFARLPNQSYFLADKDGTLLVHRLLRFETLADDFNAMASDLGMEGVTLKRENQTISRTDKRPWQSYFDEESKALAEDLYAQDFDAFGYAKTID; this is encoded by the coding sequence ATGATCCTGTCGCAGTCCCACAAATTTATCTTCGTGCACGTGCCAAAAACCGCGGGCACAGCGATGACGTCGGCTCTTGAGCCGTTCGGTGTTTATCCGCCGCGTACTCTTTGGCGCTCTTTTGTACGTCGACTGCCCATTCAGGAGTCTCCGGACTCGGTTTATCTCCGCAAACACGAAACCGCTGCTGGCGTTCGCCGCAAACTCGGCTCGGACGTTTTTGATCAGTTTCACCGCTTTGCAGTTGTGCGCAATCCTTACGATCATGCCGTCAGCCACTACGAGTTCATGAAACAGTTCCGCATCCCAAAGATCGCGGAAAAAGTCGCGAACATGAGTTTTTCGGAATACCTGCGTTACCGTATGAAACCACCGTTCTGGAACGACACGTTTTTTGCGCGTTTGCCAAATCAAAGCTATTTTCTGGCCGACAAAGACGGCACCTTGTTGGTTCACCGGCTTTTGCGTTTTGAAACGCTCGCAGACGACTTCAACGCGATGGCGTCGGATCTGGGCATGGAAGGTGTAACGCTCAAGCGCGAAAACCAAACGATCAGCCGCACAGACAAACGCCCTTGGCAAAGCTATTTCGACGAAGAATCCAAAGCATTGGCCGAAGACTTATACGCGCAAGACTTTGACGCATTCGGCTACGCAAAAACGATAGACTGA
- a CDS encoding RlmE family RNA methyltransferase yields the protein MAKKPTGKNTSGRGMRDLTVKVKTARGRKLSSTRWLQRQLNDPYVQRAKAEGYRGRAAFKIMEIDDKYRFLVPGARVVDLGCAPGGWMQVAVPRVNALGEKSGKKVGTILGIDLQEVEPLAGCDIHQLDFMEDEADVKVKEWLGGKADVVMSDMAAASSGHKQTDHLRIISLCEAAAYFAFDVLEDGGTFVAKVLAGGAEGELQKLLKQKFTKVANYKPPSSRSDSSEKFVVATGFRG from the coding sequence ATGGCTAAGAAACCAACTGGCAAAAATACAAGTGGGCGCGGTATGCGCGATCTGACCGTGAAGGTGAAAACCGCTCGCGGCCGCAAATTGAGCTCCACCCGTTGGTTGCAACGGCAGTTGAACGATCCCTATGTGCAGCGCGCGAAGGCGGAAGGTTATCGCGGGCGTGCGGCGTTCAAGATCATGGAGATCGATGACAAGTACCGGTTCTTGGTACCAGGCGCGCGGGTCGTCGACCTTGGCTGTGCACCGGGAGGCTGGATGCAGGTTGCGGTGCCGCGTGTGAACGCTTTGGGCGAAAAATCCGGCAAGAAAGTCGGCACCATTCTGGGAATCGACTTGCAAGAAGTGGAGCCGCTTGCGGGATGTGACATTCACCAGCTGGATTTCATGGAAGACGAAGCCGACGTCAAAGTGAAAGAATGGCTGGGCGGCAAAGCCGATGTGGTGATGAGCGACATGGCGGCGGCCAGTTCCGGACACAAGCAGACGGACCATCTGAGGATTATCTCGCTCTGCGAAGCGGCTGCCTATTTCGCCTTTGACGTGCTGGAAGACGGCGGCACTTTTGTCGCAAAGGTTTTGGCAGGCGGCGCTGAAGGTGAGCTGCAGAAGCTGTTGAAACAGAAGTTCACAAAAGTCGCCAACTATAAGCCGCCAAGCAGTCGTTCTGACAGTTCGGAAAAATTTGTTGTAGCAACAGGGTTTAGAGGGTGA
- a CDS encoding Gfo/Idh/MocA family protein, with translation MVIAVIGAGSIGKRHASNLEGLGETAELIGWRGFDRSVFEARTDIEAVVIATSTPIRLELIEMCARNNWPFYAEKPLAWRVDQVEAIHDAGAPVADRSMVGFMMRYHPAVRDLAARDLSQVYAFQFEIGHDVRQWRENWSFAGSYAADPEGGGVLMDLSHEADLALALFPGLTLESVDCVGHKDFPGVDFATRLYLSGTQGVVGSVTMDYISPHSLRRAGLRGRDEVLDLDFLVPEVRIADGNDTKSVSYAFDRNDMFVEMMVDFLALVRGKNTSENPLMPRFDRMFESSLMLARAWENRKFSGVIEMDMS, from the coding sequence ATGGTGATTGCCGTAATCGGTGCAGGATCGATCGGCAAGCGACATGCTAGCAACCTTGAAGGGCTTGGTGAAACCGCGGAACTGATCGGTTGGCGTGGATTTGACCGGAGCGTTTTTGAGGCGCGGACGGACATAGAGGCGGTGGTCATCGCGACTTCAACGCCGATCAGGCTTGAACTGATTGAAATGTGCGCGAGAAATAACTGGCCTTTTTATGCAGAAAAGCCGCTGGCTTGGCGCGTTGATCAGGTTGAGGCGATCCACGATGCAGGAGCGCCTGTGGCGGATCGGTCAATGGTAGGCTTTATGATGCGCTATCATCCGGCGGTGCGCGATTTGGCGGCGCGGGATCTATCGCAAGTTTATGCCTTTCAATTCGAAATCGGGCACGATGTTCGCCAATGGCGTGAAAACTGGTCGTTTGCAGGGAGTTACGCTGCCGACCCGGAAGGCGGTGGCGTGTTGATGGATTTGAGCCATGAGGCGGATCTCGCCCTGGCCTTGTTTCCCGGTTTGACTCTGGAGTCCGTCGATTGTGTGGGTCACAAGGATTTTCCGGGTGTAGATTTTGCGACACGTTTGTACCTGTCAGGAACACAAGGCGTGGTTGGCTCTGTCACTATGGACTACATCAGCCCGCATTCGCTACGTCGGGCGGGATTGAGAGGTCGGGACGAAGTGCTCGACCTTGATTTTTTGGTGCCAGAGGTGCGGATTGCAGATGGAAACGACACGAAGTCCGTTTCCTATGCTTTTGATCGCAATGATATGTTCGTCGAAATGATGGTGGATTTTCTTGCTCTTGTGCGCGGGAAAAACACATCGGAAAATCCCTTGATGCCCAGGTTTGACCGTATGTTTGAAAGCAGTTTGATGCTGGCGCGTGCATGGGAAAACCGGAAATTTTCCGGTGTTATCGAAATGGACATGTCCTAA
- the neuC gene encoding UDP-N-acetylglucosamine 2-epimerase gives MTRNILFLTGTRADFGKLEPLAAALQKAGFGVTYFVTGMHMLDQYGLTKIEVHRQPGATVHEYLNQRAGDPQDIILAKTVVGFSDYITETRPDLVVVHGDRIEALAGALVAATNYIPCAHIEGGEVSGTIDEIFRHCNTKLSSHHFVSSDAAKRRVMAMGEPEGAIHVIGSPELDFHAGPSGVSLQDVKKHYEIPFDDFGLVTFHPVTSEQDTMGAQAKSLFTELDASGKNFVVIAPNNDPGSEDIFAVLDSLPAERFRQFPSMRFNHFSELMKNAACMIGNSSAGVREAPFFGLPSLDVGTRQTNRAQAGSVFSCSADNQDAIETFLKTQWGHKHPPHKGFGEGRAADRFVEVLQDPDFWDQGLQKAFHDIG, from the coding sequence TTGACCCGCAATATCCTTTTCCTCACCGGCACCCGCGCTGACTTCGGCAAACTTGAACCGCTTGCGGCCGCTTTGCAAAAGGCTGGTTTTGGTGTGACTTACTTTGTGACCGGCATGCATATGCTTGACCAGTATGGTCTCACCAAGATTGAAGTTCACCGCCAACCCGGCGCAACTGTGCACGAATACCTGAACCAACGCGCTGGTGATCCGCAGGACATCATTCTCGCCAAAACCGTGGTCGGTTTTTCTGACTACATAACTGAAACCCGACCGGACTTGGTTGTTGTGCATGGCGACCGCATCGAGGCGCTGGCCGGTGCCCTGGTTGCGGCGACAAACTATATACCCTGCGCCCACATCGAAGGGGGCGAAGTCTCGGGAACGATCGACGAAATTTTCCGCCACTGTAACACCAAGCTCTCCAGCCACCATTTTGTCAGCTCCGACGCAGCCAAACGCAGGGTCATGGCAATGGGAGAGCCGGAAGGCGCGATCCATGTCATCGGGTCACCGGAACTCGATTTCCATGCCGGCCCTTCAGGGGTGTCCCTTCAAGACGTGAAAAAGCACTACGAAATCCCATTTGACGACTTTGGCCTCGTTACTTTCCATCCGGTCACATCCGAGCAGGACACGATGGGCGCTCAAGCGAAGTCGCTCTTTACCGAACTCGATGCGAGCGGCAAAAATTTCGTCGTGATCGCACCGAACAACGATCCCGGCTCCGAAGACATTTTCGCGGTACTCGATTCCCTCCCCGCAGAACGCTTTCGTCAATTCCCGTCGATGCGGTTCAACCATTTCTCCGAATTGATGAAGAATGCCGCTTGTATGATTGGAAATTCTTCCGCAGGCGTACGAGAAGCTCCGTTCTTCGGCCTGCCTTCGCTCGATGTTGGTACCCGCCAGACGAACCGTGCTCAGGCGGGTTCCGTCTTTAGTTGCTCTGCGGACAATCAAGACGCCATTGAAACTTTCCTGAAAACCCAATGGGGTCATAAACACCCGCCACACAAGGGCTTTGGCGAAGGCCGGGCCGCAGACCGGTTTGTCGAAGTCCTGCAAGACCCTGACTTCTGGGATCAGGGCCTGCAAAAAGCCTTCCATGACATCGGCTAA
- a CDS encoding 3-deoxy-D-manno-octulosonic acid transferase yields MSPKLRLFLAFWTTLWNLGLPLVLLYLRKRAKKDPLYAEHLSERFGKYDRPMQNAVWVHAVSLGELRSAVPMIRALLDQGEKIVVTQFTPAGRRETEKVFADEIAAGTLQSVWIPIETSWAYRRFFKSFLPKFGLVMEIEIWPRMVLASERARVPLFMCNAQYPTKSMTKDAKAFGLRSEVMTHYAGAFVKSDLQRDRFSSVGVRNIHVTGELRFDQPVPAHLPVAGRRARHWIGAVDRLVVTFASTVEGEDALYIDTIRQLGQQDPKPLVVYVPRRPELFSEIGDMLESEGFSVLRRSQALPNDLTVETWPDNPTTPEILLGDSLGEMYFYLSMADRAVVGGGFMPQGAHNIIEPLAMKKPVITGPQTWTIEYPFEEAKAAGVARTASDAGDLANGLSGAFNPSRENIDDFFAAHAGGTQKFLNALPMALKNAI; encoded by the coding sequence ATGAGCCCGAAACTTCGACTGTTCCTCGCGTTTTGGACGACTCTCTGGAATCTCGGCCTGCCGCTGGTTTTGCTCTATCTGCGAAAACGCGCAAAAAAAGACCCTCTTTACGCAGAGCATCTCTCGGAACGCTTTGGCAAATACGACCGGCCAATGCAAAACGCGGTGTGGGTACACGCCGTGTCATTGGGAGAGCTGCGTTCCGCTGTCCCAATGATCCGCGCTCTTCTGGATCAAGGTGAAAAGATCGTCGTGACACAGTTCACACCAGCTGGACGGCGAGAAACCGAGAAAGTCTTTGCCGACGAAATTGCAGCTGGCACGCTTCAGTCCGTGTGGATTCCGATTGAAACTTCATGGGCTTATCGCCGTTTTTTCAAGTCTTTCCTGCCAAAGTTCGGCTTGGTAATGGAAATCGAAATTTGGCCGCGCATGGTTCTTGCGTCGGAACGTGCACGCGTGCCGCTGTTCATGTGCAATGCGCAATACCCGACCAAGTCGATGACCAAAGATGCAAAAGCCTTCGGTCTTCGGTCCGAAGTGATGACCCATTATGCCGGCGCATTCGTCAAGTCAGACCTGCAGCGGGATCGATTTTCTTCGGTTGGCGTCCGCAACATCCATGTGACCGGCGAATTACGCTTTGATCAACCGGTGCCTGCGCACTTGCCCGTCGCAGGCCGCCGCGCGCGTCACTGGATTGGTGCGGTTGACCGGCTTGTTGTTACCTTTGCATCAACCGTTGAAGGCGAAGATGCGCTGTACATTGACACGATCCGCCAACTTGGACAGCAAGACCCGAAACCCTTGGTTGTCTATGTCCCGCGCCGTCCAGAACTATTCTCCGAGATTGGAGATATGCTTGAATCCGAAGGGTTTTCCGTTCTTCGCCGCTCTCAGGCCCTACCGAATGACCTGACGGTCGAAACTTGGCCCGATAACCCGACCACGCCCGAAATACTATTGGGCGACAGCCTTGGCGAAATGTACTTTTACCTGTCAATGGCCGACCGCGCCGTGGTCGGTGGCGGTTTCATGCCTCAAGGAGCCCACAACATCATCGAGCCCCTCGCGATGAAAAAACCAGTCATCACTGGCCCACAAACCTGGACGATCGAGTATCCTTTCGAAGAAGCCAAAGCCGCAGGTGTTGCGCGCACCGCATCAGATGCTGGTGACCTGGCAAACGGGCTGAGCGGCGCATTTAATCCGTCCAGAGAGAACATTGATGATTTCTTTGCCGCTCACGCAGGCGGAACCCAAAAATTCCTGAATGCATTGCCAATGGCTCTGAAGAACGCGATTTGA
- a CDS encoding cytidylyltransferase domain-containing protein, with product MILGHIGARKGSKGVVRKNFRELNGKPLIDWSLDQLFAHPMVDEVVVSTDDEEIYEHAVAKGALKIGLRPAHLATDTAPKWGVWQHAMQSGQDACGQEVTAFLDLDCTSPLRLAEDITGALTLFESERPDMVMSVCEARKNPYFNLVEPDETGALHVSKPLPGGVWARQAAPTVYEHAASTYVVAPDYLRTAETIYEGRVIPFEMPAERCIDIDSPLDFAMVEFLLADFLKRDEDE from the coding sequence ATGATCCTTGGACATATCGGGGCGCGCAAAGGCTCCAAAGGTGTGGTGCGCAAAAACTTTCGCGAACTGAACGGCAAACCTTTGATCGATTGGTCGTTGGATCAACTGTTTGCCCATCCAATGGTCGATGAGGTCGTTGTTTCGACCGATGACGAGGAAATCTATGAACATGCCGTGGCCAAGGGCGCTTTGAAGATTGGGTTGCGTCCTGCGCATCTGGCCACCGACACGGCGCCCAAATGGGGAGTTTGGCAACATGCCATGCAGTCGGGACAGGATGCATGCGGACAGGAAGTGACCGCTTTTCTCGATTTGGACTGCACATCGCCGTTGCGGCTTGCGGAAGACATCACAGGTGCGCTGACTCTTTTCGAGAGCGAAAGACCAGACATGGTGATGAGTGTTTGTGAGGCTCGCAAGAATCCGTATTTCAATCTGGTCGAACCGGATGAGACCGGGGCTTTGCATGTTTCAAAACCATTGCCCGGCGGTGTCTGGGCGCGTCAAGCGGCGCCGACGGTCTATGAACATGCCGCCAGCACGTATGTGGTTGCGCCAGATTACCTGCGGACCGCCGAGACAATCTATGAGGGGCGGGTGATCCCGTTTGAAATGCCGGCTGAGCGTTGTATCGACATCGACTCGCCATTGGATTTCGCCATGGTCGAGTTTTTGCTGGCCGACTTCCTAAAACGAGACGAGGACGAATAA
- a CDS encoding lysophospholipid acyltransferase family protein — protein MSAKLDDLRHKISDRIIRGFLGLARLLPYDKRISFGGWFATRIVAPISGNRKRIRENLALVMPELTAEEREKIVIQSPDTMGRMLMETYASDEFLERVGKAPVVGPGNEILEKAHAEGRGALLVTGHFGNYLAVRGSFLSRGIPIGVLYKPMSNPYFNEHYVSAMADFGEPMFERGRRGMSNMIKHLRKGGFVGIVHDQRIHGAPLYEFMGKPAQTAESAAELALKYKVDLVPCYGVRQEDGNYMVITEAPIPHTNAEEMTKALNESLEAQIRANPGQWMWTHNRWLGAGNDTTADRKRKQVEAEIIAAQRAKKKAKIDAEGVTKK, from the coding sequence ATGAGCGCCAAGTTGGACGACCTTCGCCACAAAATCAGCGACCGGATAATCCGTGGCTTTCTTGGGCTGGCGCGCCTTTTGCCATACGACAAGCGTATCAGCTTCGGTGGCTGGTTCGCAACGCGCATCGTTGCCCCCATCAGCGGAAACCGCAAACGCATCCGCGAAAACCTCGCGCTTGTTATGCCGGAGCTGACCGCTGAGGAGCGTGAAAAGATCGTGATCCAGTCTCCGGACACAATGGGTCGCATGCTCATGGAAACCTACGCCAGTGACGAATTCCTCGAACGTGTTGGCAAAGCGCCCGTGGTCGGTCCGGGTAACGAAATACTGGAAAAGGCCCACGCAGAAGGCCGTGGCGCGCTCTTGGTCACGGGGCACTTTGGAAACTACTTGGCCGTCCGAGGCTCTTTCCTGTCTCGTGGCATTCCAATCGGCGTGCTCTACAAACCCATGTCCAACCCCTACTTCAACGAGCATTATGTTTCAGCGATGGCGGACTTCGGGGAACCTATGTTTGAGCGCGGACGCCGCGGAATGTCTAATATGATCAAGCACTTGCGCAAAGGCGGCTTTGTCGGAATTGTGCATGACCAGCGCATCCATGGTGCACCGCTCTACGAATTTATGGGCAAGCCGGCCCAAACAGCGGAATCCGCTGCGGAACTGGCGTTGAAATACAAGGTCGACCTCGTCCCCTGCTATGGCGTGCGACAGGAAGATGGCAACTACATGGTCATAACCGAGGCCCCAATCCCGCACACCAACGCGGAAGAAATGACCAAAGCACTCAACGAAAGCCTCGAAGCACAAATACGGGCCAACCCCGGGCAATGGATGTGGACGCACAACCGCTGGCTCGGAGCGGGCAACGACACAACAGCCGACCGTAAACGCAAACAAGTCGAAGCCGAAATCATCGCGGCACAAAGGGCTAAAAAGAAAGCCAAAATCGACGCGGAAGGCGTGACCAAGAAATAG
- a CDS encoding SDR family NAD(P)-dependent oxidoreductase produces the protein MGNQLNGRTVFITGSGGVLGSTYVRRMLDEGAKVVATDLEGARADALVEAHGDNPDFGFYHLDVGDEDAVTGIFQKVMADGWQPNVVLNNAAITGEMLMGAGQPFPDFADTSVSDFERTMRTNLTGAFMIARQMDRDIIGKYPASLINVASMYALNGAHHPIYDGMPFKNFSAYGVSKAGIHGLTVWLAGYWAQRDATVNTISPGAVFNGHSEEFQRRVGELIMQNRMAQPDEIADVMLFLASAQAGHMTGQMVNVDGGFSAW, from the coding sequence ATGGGCAATCAACTGAACGGACGCACGGTTTTTATCACCGGTTCAGGGGGGGTCTTGGGCAGTACATATGTCCGCCGGATGCTGGACGAAGGTGCAAAGGTCGTTGCGACCGATTTGGAAGGGGCGCGTGCGGACGCACTGGTTGAAGCGCATGGCGACAATCCTGACTTTGGCTTCTATCACCTTGATGTGGGTGATGAAGATGCGGTCACCGGTATTTTCCAGAAGGTCATGGCGGATGGGTGGCAACCCAATGTTGTTCTCAATAACGCAGCCATCACCGGCGAAATGTTAATGGGGGCAGGGCAACCGTTCCCAGACTTCGCCGACACGTCGGTCAGTGATTTTGAACGCACCATGCGCACCAACCTAACAGGTGCCTTCATGATCGCGCGCCAGATGGACCGCGATATCATCGGAAAATACCCGGCGAGCCTTATTAATGTGGCATCGATGTATGCTTTGAATGGTGCGCACCACCCCATTTACGATGGCATGCCGTTCAAGAACTTCTCGGCCTATGGTGTTTCTAAGGCCGGTATTCATGGGCTGACAGTCTGGCTTGCGGGATATTGGGCACAACGCGATGCGACCGTGAACACGATCTCGCCCGGAGCCGTTTTCAATGGCCACAGCGAAGAGTTCCAGCGTCGCGTCGGTGAACTGATCATGCAAAACCGTATGGCTCAGCCTGACGAGATTGCGGATGTGATGCTGTTTCTTGCCAGCGCTCAGGCCGGCCATATGACTGGCCAGATGGTCAATGTGGACGGCGGTTTTTCGGCATGGTGA
- a CDS encoding 3-deoxy-D-manno-octulosonic acid transferase yields the protein MALLVYRCATRALPLVAPSLLRKRLKHGKEDASRWREKLGEPTAPRPEGRLVWLHAVGLGEVLALRGLIDAMSAQNPDLHFLVTSTARSSAQVMGGNLPPKSTHQFLPLDAPRYLHQFLDHWQPDLSVWSEQDLWPNAVSLAHKRGIPVALINARITDTSLDKRRLGRALYSAMFCRMSLIAAQEDRTARNLQALGAKNVRVTGSLKSAAPPLAFDSHELKAAQNLLQGRKVWVAASTHAGDEAAALAAQNVLRRKDPSQLLVLVPRDSSRMRSIMQNFENMSLSASVRSLNETVKDETDVYIADTYGELGLWYRLCDRALIGGGFDDIGGHNPWEAASLDCAILHGPDTLNFATDYTQLDEARAALATTADNLPADLMRGDLRNFAENAKALSDDARNSLAPLANDLCALLERPKT from the coding sequence ATGGCACTGCTTGTTTATCGCTGTGCCACTCGCGCCCTTCCGCTGGTCGCGCCGTCTCTTTTGCGCAAACGCCTCAAACACGGCAAGGAAGACGCATCCCGATGGCGGGAAAAACTTGGAGAACCAACCGCTCCCCGCCCTGAAGGGCGACTTGTTTGGCTTCACGCTGTTGGTCTCGGTGAAGTGCTGGCTCTCAGGGGTTTGATCGACGCGATGTCTGCGCAAAATCCTGATCTGCACTTTCTGGTGACCAGTACTGCGCGCTCGTCTGCACAAGTCATGGGCGGTAACCTCCCCCCAAAATCCACACACCAGTTTCTGCCACTCGACGCGCCGCGATACCTCCATCAATTTCTTGACCACTGGCAGCCTGATCTGTCCGTCTGGTCCGAGCAGGACCTCTGGCCCAACGCCGTATCGCTAGCTCACAAACGCGGCATCCCCGTTGCTTTGATCAACGCTCGTATCACCGACACAAGTTTGGACAAACGCCGTTTAGGACGCGCACTCTACTCGGCCATGTTCTGCCGCATGTCGCTCATCGCAGCACAGGAAGACCGAACTGCTCGAAATCTCCAAGCGCTCGGAGCCAAAAACGTGCGTGTCACCGGCTCTCTGAAATCTGCCGCCCCTCCGCTTGCCTTCGACTCTCACGAATTGAAAGCGGCGCAAAACTTGCTTCAAGGACGCAAAGTCTGGGTTGCCGCGTCAACGCACGCAGGCGACGAAGCGGCAGCACTTGCGGCCCAGAACGTGCTGAGGAGAAAAGACCCTTCGCAACTTCTCGTACTTGTTCCGAGAGATTCAAGCCGCATGAGAAGCATCATGCAAAACTTTGAAAACATGTCTCTTTCTGCATCTGTGAGAAGCCTGAATGAAACCGTCAAGGACGAAACAGACGTGTACATTGCCGACACCTATGGCGAACTGGGGCTCTGGTATCGGTTATGTGACCGTGCCCTTATTGGCGGTGGATTTGATGACATAGGCGGCCACAATCCATGGGAAGCAGCTTCGCTTGACTGCGCCATTTTGCACGGCCCCGACACGCTGAACTTTGCAACGGACTACACTCAGCTTGACGAGGCACGTGCAGCTTTAGCTACCACCGCTGACAACCTGCCAGCGGATCTAATGCGTGGCGACCTTAGAAATTTTGCAGAAAATGCCAAAGCTCTTTCGGACGACGCACGCAATTCGCTTGCACCGTTGGCAAATGACCTCTGCGCGCTCCTGGAAAGGCCAAAGACATGA
- a CDS encoding rhamnan synthesis F family protein codes for MIKETPPKWKIRKELKRFKMQLQAIPEAFYEPFQRRKHDQAFDAGFPLTDGDVPAREKVVVLLCYQPNGIAESTLECARRFLSAGYAPLVVSNVALPQSDIDLLEPVSWKILTRPNFGYDFGGYRDALKLLFQLEIDLHRVVILNDSVWYPVRDNDTLIEQLESSRANITGSILRRDDRSIFLESYLFSFDGPTFHDPVFRRWWTDELRITSNKYKVIRRGERGFSHAMLAQGRTLSGLYDKALFLHLLSQQSDEFLDKTVLYATHNKERFEKMRAEVMALPASSSKRQKLLEYVRTSLNAGQIYSAFPYAVIKLFDYPMLKKSVDRVSLRSRAAVLRAIDAGDLPMPKDLVLNEIRARVLEISEDEL; via the coding sequence TTGATCAAGGAAACGCCACCGAAATGGAAAATCCGAAAGGAATTGAAGCGCTTCAAGATGCAGCTTCAGGCCATACCGGAAGCGTTTTATGAACCGTTTCAACGGCGAAAACATGATCAGGCATTTGACGCCGGTTTTCCGCTGACTGACGGCGATGTGCCAGCGCGTGAAAAAGTCGTTGTCCTTTTGTGTTATCAACCAAACGGCATCGCTGAAAGCACCTTGGAATGTGCCCGCCGGTTTCTTTCGGCCGGATATGCGCCCTTGGTTGTGTCCAACGTGGCGCTTCCCCAATCTGATATCGACCTCTTAGAACCCGTCAGCTGGAAAATTCTCACGCGTCCGAATTTCGGGTACGATTTTGGCGGATACCGCGACGCTCTAAAGCTGCTGTTTCAATTGGAAATCGACCTTCACCGCGTTGTGATCCTCAACGACAGCGTTTGGTACCCTGTGCGCGACAACGACACTCTGATCGAGCAACTGGAATCCAGTCGCGCCAACATCACCGGCTCCATTCTGCGTCGTGATGACCGGTCGATTTTCTTGGAAAGCTATCTGTTCTCATTTGATGGCCCGACATTTCATGACCCGGTCTTTCGTCGCTGGTGGACTGACGAACTCAGGATCACCTCCAATAAATACAAGGTCATAAGACGGGGCGAACGTGGTTTTAGCCATGCAATGCTGGCACAAGGGCGCACGCTGAGCGGCCTATACGACAAGGCTCTTTTTCTGCACTTGCTCTCGCAACAGAGTGACGAATTTCTGGACAAAACCGTTCTTTATGCCACCCACAACAAGGAACGATTTGAGAAAATGCGCGCGGAGGTGATGGCGTTGCCAGCTTCGTCCTCGAAACGCCAAAAACTTCTGGAATATGTCCGGACCTCACTCAACGCCGGTCAAATCTACAGCGCCTTCCCCTACGCGGTTATCAAGCTCTTTGACTATCCGATGCTCAAGAAAAGCGTGGATCGCGTGTCTCTGCGTTCAAGAGCAGCCGTATTACGCGCGATCGACGCAGGAGACCTCCCAATGCCCAAGGATTTGGTTCTCAACGAAATTCGTGCAAGAGTTCTCGAAATTTCCGAGGACGAGTTGTAA